Part of the Vibrio sp. SCSIO 43137 genome, ACCAGTAAAAACGATACTGTATATTTTGATCGGCTTTATACTGACTGGTCAGGGTGATTACCCCTCTGGCATGGCCATCCACTTCTGCGGTAGCGATATTTTCAATCAGCAGTCTGCCGCCCAGAACATTGTCTCCAAACATAACGTTCTGAGACTTACCGTCTACCCTTAAGCCTGAAGTATTTTTAGCACAGCCAACCAGTGCGGCTGCCATTAAAAGCGCAAATGCTATTTTTTTCATCAGATATTCCCCAACTGTTTGTGCCAGATTGTTGAACTGTCACCTTGCCGCGACATCCAAACCAAAATCGTTTGATCGGGTTTGGTTGTTACTTTATAAGCCTGACCGGAAAAACTCAGTGTGTGCTCTCCCGGTGAAACCACTTTGCTATTGCTGTAAACCTGAGCAGGAAGTGTCTGCCAGCCCCTTGTATCTGGTTGTTCTGTCAGAACATTCCATACATTCATTAGCAAGTTACCCACTTCATTATTTCTGCTGGTCTCCCGCCGGATCTGCTCCTTGGAAACCACACGTAGTGCCTGACGGATCAGAATCGATGGCATTCGCTCAGTGAGATCCTGCTGAGCCATCAGATTAACATCAACAAGTTTAGATTTGGTAAACGCCTTGCCGTCTAGCTTAATGTTAGCAAACGACTGACTAGCCTGTTGCGGATAATAAGGCACCGCCATTGAATAGTAGGCCAGACTCCCCTGAGAATAGATTGGCAGAGAGAATTCCCAACCCTGCTTAGCCAGCACGACACCCTGCTCATCCAGTACAATGATGCGTGATTGTCC contains:
- a CDS encoding YcfL family protein, encoding MKKIAFALLMAAALVGCAKNTSGLRVDGKSQNVMFGDNVLGGRLLIENIATAEVDGHARGVITLTSQYKADQNIQYRFYWYDNEGLEVNSKQSAWKQKIVRGFETLSISEVSINPNGKQFRVQIRQADK